GGCCAGACGCTGGCGCTCCTGGGCCGCAACGGCACGGGCAAGACCACGCTGATCAACACGCTGGCGGGGGCCACGCGGCAGCACGGCGGAACCATCACGCTCGGCGGGCAGGCGCTGCACAAGCTGGCGCCGCACCAGCGCGCGGCGGCCGGCATCGGCTGGGTGCCGCAGGAGCGCAACATCTTCAAGTCGCTCACGGTGCACGAGAACCTCACCGCGGTGGAGCGGCCGGGCAAGTGGCATGCGCAGCGCGTCTACGAGATGTTCCCGCGCCTGGCGGAGCGCAAGACCAACCTGGGCACGCAGCTCTCGGGCGGCGAGCAGCAGATGCTGGCCGTGGGCCGCGCGCTGGTGCTCAACCCCAGGCTGCTGCTGCTCGACGAGCCGCTTGAAGGCCTGGCGCCGATCATCGTCGAGGAGCTGCTGCGTGCCATCCGCCGCATCACGCAGGACGAAGGGCTGGCCGCGGTCATCGTGGAGCAGCATCCGCAGGCCATCCTCGCGATTTCCGATCACGCGGTGGTGCTCGATCACGGCACCATCGTCCACACCGACAGCGCCGCGGCATTGCGCAGCCAGCCGCAGGTGCTCGAACGGTTGCTGGGCGTGGCCCGATAGCGATTCCAACGAAGAAGAAGGAGACAGACACATGGCGATCCCGAAGACACTGATTCGCGGGGGCGCCATGGCGGCCTCGGCAGTGCTGCTGGCGGCGTGCACCACCACCGGTCCGCAGAGCCTTGCGCTCGGTGCGAACCCGGCGGCCGCCTGCGCGGCGCTCGTGGCGCCGGTCGCACCCGCGGCCATCGGCCTGCCGAGCGGCGCGGCGACCATCGACTCGGCCACGCTGGTGCCGGCCTCCGCGCTCGCGGTTGCGGAGCGTGGCCCCAGCCCCGCATCGCGCATCACGCCGCCGACGCCTGCGCATTGCAAAGTGTTGGGCCGCATCGCGCCGCTCGATGCCAACGCGCCGCCGATCCTGTTCCAGGTCAACCTGCCGCTCGCATGGAACGGCCGCAGCGTGCAGTACGGCGGCGGCGGGTTCAACGGCGTGCTGATCACCGGCCTCTCGCTGGTGCCGGCCGGCCGCTTCGACCAGCCCACGCCGCTCGCGCAGGGCTACGTGACCTACGGCACCGACTCCGGCCACCAGAACGTGGCCGGCCAGCCGCCGCAGGCCTTTGCGCTCAACGACGAGGCGCTGGTGAACTTTGCGCACGCTTCGTACAAGAAGGTGCGCGACGTGGCGGTGGCGCTGATGCAGCGCGCCTACGGACAAGCGCCGCAGAAGCTGTACTTCGTCGGCAGTTCCGAAGGCGGGCGCGAGGCGCTCACCATGGCGCAGCGCTACCCGCAGGATTTCGACGGCATCTTCAGCCGCGTGCCAGTCATCAACTGGACCGGGCTGCAGCACGCCGGCACGCGCAACGGCATCGCCACCTTTGGCGAAGGATGGCTGCGGCCGGCGCAGGTGCAGCTGGTGCATAACGCCGTGCTCGCAGCTTGCGATGCCGCGGACGGCGCCGCCGACCGCATCGTGTCGAACCCGGTGGCCTGCCTGCAGCACTTCGATCCCGCGACCCTGCGCTGCGCCGCCGGCACCAGCGGCGACAACTGCCTCAACGATGCGCAGGTGCAGGCGGTGCGCACGCTGCGCTCGCCGTGGCGCTCACCGGTGCCGCTGGCCAACGGCGTGACCGCGTATCCGGGCTGGGGCATCGGCGGCGAAGGCACGCCGGCCTTTGCGTCGATGGGCGGCTGGAACGCGTGGTGGACCGGCACCTCGGCGCCGACCGTGCCGCCGCAGCAGAGCAACGGCATCGCATGGTTCTACGGCAGCGGGGCGCTGCAGTATTTCTACGCGCGCAATCCGAGCCTCGATGTGCGCAACTACCGCGCGGAAGACTTTGCCGCGCGCATCGCCACCGTGTCGCAGCTGATGGATTCGACCAACCCCGACCTTGCCGCCTTTGCAGCGCGCGGCGGCAAGCTGCTGGTGCTGGAGCACATGGCCGACTACGCGCAGAGCCCGTTCGCGGGCATCCTTTATTACGAATCGGTGGTGGCGCGCATGGGGCGCGACAGCACGGACCGCTTCATGCGCCTGTACACCGCGCCCGGTGTCGACCACGTGGGCAGCGGCGCACCGGCCAACGTCGACATGCTCGGTGCCTTGGCCGATTGGGTCGAGCGCGGCCGCGCACCGGCCGGCCTGCAGCTGGCCGAGCAGGGGGTGCAGCCGCCCTTCAGGACCGTGCGTGCCCGCCCCCTGTGCGAGTGGCCGCTTTGGCCGCGCTTCACGGGCGGCGATGTGTCGCAGGCCGCGAGCTTCCAGTGCAGCAGGTAGCGAAAGCGGCCTGAACGGCTCACATCGCGCAGCTGCCGGGACCGCACGATGCGGCGCCGGCAGTGGCCGCTTCCGGCGCGGGCAGGGGCGGAACGAGCTTGGGCAGTTGCGCCTTCCATTCCTCGGTGCGGCCGAGCCAGGGGCCGATCTCGATGCGGCTCGCGGTGCCGTCGGCCTGCGCCAGCACGAAGGTCGGAAAGCCCTGGCCGCCCGCACGCTGCAGCCACTGGCGGCTTTCGGCCATGTGCTTGGAGGTTGCTTCGCCCGACAGTCGCGCGAAGGCGGAGGCAAAGGCCTCCGGATCGAAGCCGAGCTCCTGGGCCGTCGCAGCGAGCACCTGCGCGTCGGCGATGCGCCGGCCTTCGACGTAGTGCGCGCGCTGCAGCCGATGGATCATGTCCAGCCCGCCACCGGCGCGCAGCGCCTCGGCCGCGAGGATGGCGGTGGTCGGCGGTTCCGAGTCCATCACCGCGCCGATGTCGCGCAGCAGGCCTTCGAAGTAGGCTTCGCCGAAGGGCTGTCCCGTGAGCTCGGCGATGCGGCGGTCGTGCGGCATCACGTACTCGCGCCACTGCGGCGTGATGGCGCGCCGGTTGGCACCGGTCATCATGCCGCCGCCGTGGAACGCGACAGCAAGGCCCGGCACGTTGCGCGCCGCGTCGACCAGCGGTGCGGCCGCATAGCACCAGCCGCACATCGGATCGAAGATGTAGTGCAGCGTGGCGCCGGACGCGGGAGGGGTGTTGTCGTTCATGGCATTCGTTTCCTTTGCCCGGATGTTAGGTTCCGGCAACAGGAACAAAAACCCCGCTTTTGCCAACGGACAGTTTCTGATTCCGTTCGAGTCAGGATGTGGCCGGCCGATCCGTGGCGCACCGTTCCAGGTGCGCGACCAGCAATTGCGCCGAGAGCGACAGGGCCGCCTCGTCGCGAAAGCAGATCGCGAAGCGGCGGCGCGCCCAGACGTCGGTGAGCGGCATCAGCCGCAGGCGGTAGGTGTCGGCAAAGGGCTGCGCCACTTCCGCAGGCACCACGCTGATCGCGAGCCCGGCGCGCACCACCCGCAGGGCGGCGTCGAAGTTGGTCACCAGGACGCGGTACACCAGCGGCTTGCCGGCCACCGCCGCCTCGCGCGCGAGCATCAGCTGCACGGCGCTCAGCGCGGGCATGCCGACGAACTCGTGGTCCAGCACGTCCTCGAACCGCACCTTGCCGCGGCGCGCCGCGGGATGCGAGGGGTGGGCCACGATCGCCAGGTGGTCGCTGCGGTAGCTGCGCCGCTGCAGGCCGTCGAGGTCGGCGGCGTCCCAGCACAGGCCGATCGACGCGCTGCCTTCGCGGATGCCGCGCACGATCTCCGGGCTCACGCGCTCTTCCATGTCGACGCGGATGCCGCGGTGCGCCGGGTTCTGCAGAAAGTTGGCGACGTCCTCGGCCAGCGATTCGGCCAGCACCGAGGCCGAGGCGAGGATGCGCACATGCCCCCGGGCGCCGCCGGCATAGGCCGCCATGTCCCGCTCGATGCGCTGGGCGCTGCCGAGCATGGCGCGCGCATGTTCCAGCAGCGTTTCGCCGGCGGCGGTCGGCACCACGCCGCGCCGCTTGCGCAGCAGGAGGGGCGTGCCGACCGCGTCTTCGAGCTGCGCCAGGCGCTTGCTGATGGCCGAGCCGACGATGCTGGCCTGCTCGCCCGCGCGCGCGATGCTGCGCGTTTCGCACACGGAGACAAAGAGGCGGAGGGTGGTCAGGTCGAGGTCGCGCATGGTGTTCCGGTCGATCGGGTGTGGTATTCCATTTTGGAACGAATTGGCTTCCAAGATCTATTTTCTGAATCAAGACGGAACTTCTAATATCAGGCCCAGCCTTCAAAGGAGACACCTTGACCGACACCTCGATGGCGCCCTTGGCGCACGCCTTCCTGCCGCCTTGCGCGGTGGTCCGCGAAGTGGGCCTGCGC
The Variovorax sp. OAS795 genome window above contains:
- a CDS encoding ABC transporter ATP-binding protein, with the protein product MSELLRIENLSAGYGEAVVLHDVAFALGEGQTLALLGRNGTGKTTLINTLAGATRQHGGTITLGGQALHKLAPHQRAAAGIGWVPQERNIFKSLTVHENLTAVERPGKWHAQRVYEMFPRLAERKTNLGTQLSGGEQQMLAVGRALVLNPRLLLLDEPLEGLAPIIVEELLRAIRRITQDEGLAAVIVEQHPQAILAISDHAVVLDHGTIVHTDSAAALRSQPQVLERLLGVAR
- a CDS encoding DsbA family protein, producing the protein MNDNTPPASGATLHYIFDPMCGWCYAAAPLVDAARNVPGLAVAFHGGGMMTGANRRAITPQWREYVMPHDRRIAELTGQPFGEAYFEGLLRDIGAVMDSEPPTTAILAAEALRAGGGLDMIHRLQRAHYVEGRRIADAQVLAATAQELGFDPEAFASAFARLSGEATSKHMAESRQWLQRAGGQGFPTFVLAQADGTASRIEIGPWLGRTEEWKAQLPKLVPPLPAPEAATAGAASCGPGSCAM
- a CDS encoding LysR family transcriptional regulator, which produces MRDLDLTTLRLFVSVCETRSIARAGEQASIVGSAISKRLAQLEDAVGTPLLLRKRRGVVPTAAGETLLEHARAMLGSAQRIERDMAAYAGGARGHVRILASASVLAESLAEDVANFLQNPAHRGIRVDMEERVSPEIVRGIREGSASIGLCWDAADLDGLQRRSYRSDHLAIVAHPSHPAARRGKVRFEDVLDHEFVGMPALSAVQLMLAREAAVAGKPLVYRVLVTNFDAALRVVRAGLAISVVPAEVAQPFADTYRLRLMPLTDVWARRRFAICFRDEAALSLSAQLLVAHLERCATDRPATS
- a CDS encoding tannase/feruloyl esterase family alpha/beta hydrolase — protein: MAIPKTLIRGGAMAASAVLLAACTTTGPQSLALGANPAAACAALVAPVAPAAIGLPSGAATIDSATLVPASALAVAERGPSPASRITPPTPAHCKVLGRIAPLDANAPPILFQVNLPLAWNGRSVQYGGGGFNGVLITGLSLVPAGRFDQPTPLAQGYVTYGTDSGHQNVAGQPPQAFALNDEALVNFAHASYKKVRDVAVALMQRAYGQAPQKLYFVGSSEGGREALTMAQRYPQDFDGIFSRVPVINWTGLQHAGTRNGIATFGEGWLRPAQVQLVHNAVLAACDAADGAADRIVSNPVACLQHFDPATLRCAAGTSGDNCLNDAQVQAVRTLRSPWRSPVPLANGVTAYPGWGIGGEGTPAFASMGGWNAWWTGTSAPTVPPQQSNGIAWFYGSGALQYFYARNPSLDVRNYRAEDFAARIATVSQLMDSTNPDLAAFAARGGKLLVLEHMADYAQSPFAGILYYESVVARMGRDSTDRFMRLYTAPGVDHVGSGAPANVDMLGALADWVERGRAPAGLQLAEQGVQPPFRTVRARPLCEWPLWPRFTGGDVSQAASFQCSR